Proteins encoded within one genomic window of Tabrizicola piscis:
- a CDS encoding ABC-F family ATP-binding cassette domain-containing protein: MARAPLLQLSGISLTFGGNPVFDDLTLVVQPGDRVALVGRNGSGKSTLMKVMAGLVEADRGTRTVAPGTTVGYMEQDPDLSGFETLGDFAASNLPDGMEYRLAVVAEGLKFRPEAPVATASGGEKRRAALAKLLAEAPDLMLLDEPTNHLDIQAIEWLEEELSTTRTAFVLISHDRAFLRALTKATLWIDRGEVRRRESGFDGFEDWRETIWAEEDEARHKLDRKIKAEAKWAVEGISARRKRNQGRVRALADLRAERSSQIRRQGTAAMALESGPTSGKKVIEAQHLTKSFGNKHLIRDFSLRILRGDRVAFVGPNGVGKTTLLKLLTTELAPDAGKVTLGTNLEIAVFDQSRARLDPDATLWDNLTGDPLMRVSGAADQVMVRGTPRHVVAYLKDFLFDEARARAPVRSLSGGEKARLLLAKLMAQPSNLLILDEPTNDLDVETLDLLQDILGDYDGTVLLVSHDRDFIDRIATATVAMEGQGRATVYPGGWSDYARQRAAPEEAAKPPTKSDAPKADTSKPAAPRQSALSFTERKRLDDLPSQIDRLEAEIAKLATLLAEADLFTRDPVKFRKATAAMAERQAALTAAEAEWLDLADRA, from the coding sequence ATGGCACGCGCACCCCTCCTTCAGCTTTCCGGCATCTCGCTCACTTTCGGCGGCAACCCGGTTTTCGATGACCTGACTCTTGTGGTCCAACCCGGCGACCGGGTGGCCCTTGTCGGCCGCAACGGTTCTGGCAAATCCACGCTGATGAAGGTGATGGCCGGGCTGGTTGAGGCGGACCGCGGCACCCGAACCGTCGCCCCCGGCACCACCGTGGGCTATATGGAGCAGGACCCGGACCTGTCCGGCTTCGAAACCCTCGGCGATTTCGCCGCCTCCAACCTGCCCGACGGCATGGAATACCGCCTTGCCGTGGTCGCCGAAGGCCTCAAATTCCGCCCCGAAGCCCCCGTCGCCACTGCCTCAGGCGGCGAAAAGCGCCGGGCGGCGCTGGCCAAACTCCTCGCCGAAGCGCCCGACCTCATGCTGCTGGACGAACCCACCAACCACCTCGACATCCAGGCGATCGAGTGGCTGGAGGAAGAGCTTTCCACCACCCGCACCGCCTTTGTCCTCATCTCGCACGACCGCGCCTTCCTGCGCGCGCTGACCAAGGCCACCCTCTGGATCGACCGGGGCGAGGTCCGACGCCGCGAATCCGGCTTTGACGGGTTTGAAGACTGGCGCGAAACCATCTGGGCGGAAGAGGACGAGGCCCGCCACAAACTTGACCGCAAGATCAAGGCCGAGGCGAAATGGGCCGTCGAAGGCATCTCCGCCCGCCGCAAACGCAACCAGGGCCGCGTCCGCGCGCTGGCCGACCTGCGCGCCGAACGCTCCTCGCAGATCCGCCGTCAGGGCACCGCCGCGATGGCGCTGGAAAGCGGCCCGACCTCCGGCAAAAAGGTGATCGAGGCGCAGCATCTGACCAAATCCTTCGGTAACAAGCACCTGATCCGCGACTTCTCGCTCCGCATCCTGCGCGGCGATCGGGTGGCCTTTGTCGGCCCGAACGGGGTCGGCAAGACCACGCTTTTGAAACTCCTCACCACCGAACTGGCCCCCGATGCGGGCAAGGTCACCCTCGGCACGAACCTTGAGATTGCGGTTTTCGACCAGTCCCGCGCCCGTCTCGACCCCGACGCCACGCTGTGGGACAACCTGACCGGCGATCCCCTGATGCGCGTTTCCGGTGCCGCAGACCAAGTTATGGTGCGCGGCACCCCCCGCCATGTCGTGGCCTACCTCAAGGACTTCCTCTTCGACGAAGCCCGCGCCCGCGCCCCTGTCCGCAGCCTGTCGGGCGGCGAAAAGGCCCGCCTGCTGCTGGCCAAGCTGATGGCCCAGCCCTCGAACCTCCTGATCCTTGACGAACCGACGAATGACCTCGACGTCGAAACCCTCGACCTCCTGCAGGACATCCTTGGCGACTATGACGGCACCGTCCTTCTCGTCAGCCACGACCGCGATTTCATCGACCGCATCGCCACCGCCACTGTGGCGATGGAGGGGCAGGGCAGGGCGACCGTCTACCCCGGCGGCTGGTCCGACTATGCCCGCCAGCGCGCCGCCCCGGAGGAGGCTGCAAAGCCCCCAACCAAATCCGACGCCCCCAAAGCCGACACGTCCAAACCCGCCGCCCCACGTCAAAGCGCCCTAAGCTTCACGGAACGCAAACGCCTTGACGATCTGCCGTCCCAGATCGACCGGCTGGAGGCCGAGATCGCC